A stretch of Blautia liquoris DNA encodes these proteins:
- a CDS encoding MarR family winged helix-turn-helix transcriptional regulator: MVSDKTKINPDTTSTMPEKRKTEVEETKDPFVKALDEAMETMFEYETRMNKQLRDYGTGTLLHMNDIHMIETIGDYPTCNLSELALLRRQNKSTVSRKVRELEKNGLICSYHREGNDKDVYYKLTESGYQAYEGHYAFHQQRSAKVYAQYANFSLAKKKTVLEFLNGYIEYLKDYVD; the protein is encoded by the coding sequence ATGGTTTCAGATAAAACAAAAATTAATCCAGATACAACAAGTACAATGCCCGAGAAACGAAAAACAGAGGTGGAAGAGACAAAGGATCCTTTTGTTAAGGCACTCGATGAAGCAATGGAGACGATGTTTGAATATGAGACACGGATGAACAAACAACTACGTGACTACGGAACAGGTACCTTGCTCCATATGAATGATATTCATATGATTGAGACGATCGGAGACTATCCCACTTGTAATCTGTCTGAACTTGCACTGCTGCGCAGACAGAATAAGAGTACCGTTTCCCGAAAGGTGAGAGAATTAGAGAAAAATGGACTTATTTGTTCTTATCATCGCGAGGGAAATGACAAAGATGTTTATTATAAACTGACAGAATCAGGCTATCAGGCCTATGAAGGACATTATGCCTTTCACCAACAAAGAAGTGCCAAAGTTTACGCGCAGTATGCGAACTTTTCACTTGCCAAAAAGAAAACCGTTCTGGAGTTTCTTAATGGCTATATAGAGTATCTAAAAGACTACGTAGATTAG
- a CDS encoding ABC transporter ATP-binding protein — MEEKLLEIKNLEVHYITETADMKVVNGINLSLEHGETLGLVGETGAGKTTTALSILNLLPSRVGKIKGGQVLLEGKDLLKEDKEEIRQVRGERISMIFQDPMSSLNPVMRVGDQIAENLELHNREKRSKEDIENRVCEMLELVGIPSSRRNEYPHQFSGGMKQRVGIAMALACSPQLLIADEPTTALDVTIQSQVLTLMEDLKKKMGTSILLITHDLGVVAEICDSVAIMYAGELVERGSIYDIFEGKHHHPYTKGLFGSIPDLTAKRSRLTPIDGLMPDPADLPAGCKFHPRCKSCMEKCKIGAVPVYKNGSHKIQCHLMEKEEKDGWKIC; from the coding sequence ATGGAAGAAAAATTACTTGAAATAAAAAATCTGGAAGTTCACTATATAACAGAAACAGCGGATATGAAAGTAGTCAATGGGATAAACCTGAGTCTGGAACATGGTGAAACGCTCGGTCTGGTAGGGGAAACTGGTGCAGGTAAGACAACGACAGCACTTAGCATATTGAATTTGCTTCCGTCACGTGTGGGAAAAATAAAAGGCGGACAAGTGTTGCTGGAAGGAAAAGATCTGCTAAAAGAGGATAAGGAAGAAATAAGACAAGTAAGAGGAGAGCGCATCTCCATGATATTTCAGGATCCGATGAGCAGTCTGAATCCTGTGATGCGCGTGGGAGATCAGATTGCTGAGAATCTGGAATTACATAACCGTGAGAAAAGAAGCAAAGAAGACATAGAAAACAGGGTTTGCGAAATGTTAGAACTTGTTGGAATTCCTTCATCCAGGAGAAATGAGTATCCACATCAATTTTCAGGAGGAATGAAACAAAGAGTTGGAATCGCAATGGCTCTTGCCTGTTCGCCTCAGCTTCTGATTGCTGACGAGCCGACTACCGCTTTGGATGTGACAATTCAGTCGCAGGTTTTGACATTGATGGAGGACCTGAAGAAAAAGATGGGAACGTCCATTCTTCTTATCACTCATGATCTTGGGGTTGTTGCGGAGATCTGTGACAGCGTTGCCATTATGTATGCAGGTGAATTGGTCGAACGGGGCAGCATTTATGATATTTTCGAGGGAAAACACCACCATCCTTATACAAAAGGACTTTTTGGATCGATTCCGGATCTGACGGCTAAGCGTTCACGTCTCACGCCGATTGATGGCTTGATGCCGGACCCGGCTGACCTCCCGGCAGGATGTAAGTTCCATCCCAGATGTAAATCATGTATGGAAAAGTGTAAAATCGGTGCTGTACCTGTGTATAAGAATGGTTCACATAAGATTCAGTGCCATCTGATGGAAAAGGAGGAAAAAGACGGATGGAAAATCTGTTAG
- a CDS encoding ABC transporter substrate-binding protein yields the protein MKKRTIALTLCVCLLMGLFTGCGKTKDGQTSAKTRDDLVVILPNDFTTLDPQMLPASADINFCANIFDGLVEVDPDTKEIKPSLAESWDISDDGMSYTFHLKKGVKFHNGDEMKASDVVYTCKRFAEQAWMQFASFMIQDSEAVDDYTVKINLKYPYANFLGEISYMYVTSEKYMNEAGDKAAKNPIGTGAYKFVKWDVSQQIVLEANKDYFAGAPSIKKLTFKIIPDSNTAFVALEKGEADLNFNVSAVDYNQAKENPDLETDEVVGNSYYAANFNSDRVDEKVRQALAYAIDKEAVNVLVNEGQGVVTDIPLEKGQEGYADKSEYTTYAYDVEKSKKLLAEAGAKDLKLDFFYGESTANGKLAQALQSMFSEVGVTLELKPVETGTWWQMFGDGDYDMSRGGYPMEDVNTDAPYFDMYHKDGTFNVSRINDPDINNLLEQARVEMDADKRDKMYVEVQKIIMEKAYVIPLYFNLSTVVYNPALKNVKAIHNQKYIYKNMSWKE from the coding sequence ATGAAAAAAAGAACGATTGCCCTTACACTTTGCGTCTGTCTGCTGATGGGCCTCTTTACTGGATGCGGCAAGACAAAGGACGGTCAGACATCTGCAAAGACTCGTGATGATCTGGTTGTAATACTGCCGAATGATTTTACAACACTAGATCCTCAGATGCTTCCGGCAAGTGCAGATATCAATTTTTGCGCGAATATCTTTGACGGGCTGGTGGAAGTTGATCCCGATACAAAGGAGATTAAACCGTCTCTGGCGGAATCATGGGATATTTCGGATGATGGAATGTCATATACTTTTCATTTGAAAAAAGGAGTGAAATTTCACAATGGGGACGAAATGAAGGCTTCGGATGTCGTCTACACCTGCAAGCGCTTTGCAGAGCAGGCATGGATGCAGTTTGCATCGTTTATGATTCAAGATTCGGAAGCTGTTGATGATTACACTGTAAAAATCAATCTGAAATATCCATATGCTAATTTCCTTGGCGAGATATCTTACATGTATGTCACAAGTGAGAAATACATGAACGAAGCCGGTGATAAAGCTGCTAAGAATCCAATTGGAACAGGAGCTTATAAGTTCGTAAAATGGGATGTTTCTCAGCAGATTGTATTAGAAGCAAATAAAGACTACTTTGCCGGAGCACCATCCATCAAAAAGTTGACATTTAAGATTATACCGGACAGCAACACTGCATTCGTGGCCTTGGAAAAAGGTGAGGCCGATCTGAACTTTAACGTGAGTGCCGTGGACTATAATCAGGCTAAGGAGAATCCTGATCTGGAAACGGATGAGGTTGTCGGAAACAGTTACTACGCTGCCAATTTTAATAGTGATCGTGTCGATGAAAAGGTAAGGCAGGCTTTGGCGTATGCGATAGATAAGGAAGCTGTCAATGTGCTGGTTAATGAGGGACAGGGAGTCGTAACAGATATTCCACTGGAAAAGGGTCAGGAAGGATATGCCGATAAGTCGGAGTATACGACCTACGCATATGATGTTGAAAAATCGAAAAAATTACTGGCCGAGGCAGGTGCCAAAGATCTGAAACTCGATTTCTTCTACGGCGAAAGCACAGCGAACGGAAAACTTGCACAGGCACTGCAGTCGATGTTCAGCGAAGTTGGGGTAACACTTGAGCTGAAGCCCGTTGAAACCGGCACCTGGTGGCAGATGTTTGGCGACGGTGATTACGACATGAGCCGCGGTGGATATCCAATGGAAGATGTAAACACAGATGCACCATATTTCGACATGTATCATAAGGATGGAACCTTTAATGTGAGTCGTATCAATGATCCAGATATCAATAACCTTCTCGAACAGGCTCGTGTTGAAATGGATGCGGATAAAAGAGACAAGATGTATGTGGAAGTACAGAAGATTATTATGGAAAAAGCGTATGTGATCCCCCTGTACTTCAACTTGTCGACTGTTGTATATAATCCCGCTCTTAAGAATGTAAAAGCAATACACAATCAAAAATATATCTACAAAAACATGTCGTGGAAGGAGTAA
- a CDS encoding L-2-amino-thiazoline-4-carboxylic acid hydrolase, translated as MNEKHHAYLITQFYRSFHSLSVSGQAADAVFLSAARIYGEQRGHRMALRALRDGHPLDYASYFAYGEWEPGPDAFDMTYDAEEGRVTEQVLRCPWEAAFEDSGDESCGRLYCSEIDRSIVRGFNPQLIIEVPCSLYQDGKCQFHYRSLDIASDIFHQGEERLKKAKGPVIMPFAYHCAHLWKVFCGVSYSVFGAAADPAINKIRFETDRRFGEFFFEEIDHYKKEDFDFLPFDQDKRGYS; from the coding sequence TTGAATGAAAAACATCATGCATATCTGATTACACAATTTTACCGATCTTTTCATTCTCTGTCCGTTTCTGGTCAGGCGGCAGATGCAGTATTCCTGTCAGCTGCCAGAATTTATGGAGAACAGCGAGGTCACCGAATGGCATTGCGTGCATTGAGGGATGGCCATCCGCTTGATTATGCATCTTATTTTGCATATGGAGAGTGGGAGCCTGGTCCGGATGCATTCGATATGACATATGATGCAGAAGAGGGCAGAGTCACGGAACAAGTTCTAAGATGTCCCTGGGAGGCTGCTTTTGAAGATTCCGGTGATGAGAGTTGTGGCAGATTGTATTGTTCTGAAATAGATCGTTCCATTGTTCGGGGGTTTAATCCCCAGTTGATCATTGAAGTCCCGTGTAGTCTGTATCAGGATGGAAAATGTCAATTTCATTATCGAAGTTTGGACATTGCATCCGATATTTTTCACCAGGGAGAAGAGCGTCTGAAAAAAGCAAAAGGACCAGTGATCATGCCTTTTGCTTATCACTGTGCTCATCTGTGGAAGGTATTCTGTGGTGTAAGTTATAGTGTATTTGGAGCGGCTGCGGATCCTGCTATAAACAAGATTCGATTTGAGACAGACAGACGATTTGGAGAATTCTTTTTTGAAGAAATAGATCATTACAAGAAAGAGGACTTCGATTTTCTGCCGTTTGATCAAGATAAGAGGGGGTATTCATGA
- a CDS encoding amidohydrolase family protein, whose product MNYILHNAHIITMDDTAEYQNTDLLVANGKIARIAPHIEPYGIPVKDCTGKHLIPGLIDSHVHMDSSEITEMLLACGITSCRNMWGFPETQTWRREIESGKRFGARVYSTGPLIDGETYWEGSLVVRTPEEAEKAVVDTINDGYEFVKTYPSIPRDAFLCLMDVANNLGIKVMGHGNYSVTFKELAELGYYTLEHSSCLPENDEDILMLAESGMWFCPTLVVGRTIEEYVHKNGDLKTTYHYDSMNDYWKRDWEKVTAWRKSLHRYDNLDYEAELERARLFVSHSDKILLGTDVPNPGVTGGYSVYEELVLMSEIFGMSPYRVLRTATVNAARCIGISEQKGRLKVGMDADVLVLDRDPLKDIKNAQSYCAVIKEGDWYDKSEMDQVLEKVKHYSEDYIQPLM is encoded by the coding sequence ATGAATTACATTCTGCACAATGCACATATCATCACCATGGATGACACAGCAGAATATCAGAACACGGACCTTCTGGTCGCAAACGGAAAAATAGCACGTATAGCTCCGCACATAGAGCCTTACGGGATACCGGTAAAAGACTGTACGGGCAAGCATCTGATTCCGGGACTGATAGATAGCCATGTACATATGGACAGCAGTGAGATTACAGAAATGCTGCTCGCTTGCGGTATTACAAGCTGCCGGAACATGTGGGGATTTCCGGAAACACAAACATGGAGAAGAGAAATTGAGTCTGGGAAGCGTTTCGGTGCAAGAGTATATTCTACAGGTCCATTGATCGACGGTGAGACCTATTGGGAAGGGTCTCTGGTCGTCAGAACACCGGAGGAAGCAGAGAAGGCAGTGGTGGATACTATCAATGACGGATATGAATTCGTCAAGACGTATCCGAGCATTCCAAGAGATGCTTTCTTGTGTTTGATGGATGTTGCAAACAACCTTGGGATTAAAGTGATGGGACATGGAAATTATTCTGTGACATTCAAAGAGCTTGCTGAATTGGGCTATTATACATTGGAACATTCCAGCTGCCTTCCGGAAAATGACGAAGATATTCTCATGCTCGCTGAATCTGGAATGTGGTTCTGTCCAACCTTAGTAGTGGGCCGTACAATCGAAGAATATGTACATAAAAACGGTGATCTAAAGACCACATACCATTACGATTCCATGAATGACTATTGGAAGAGAGACTGGGAGAAAGTGACTGCATGGAGGAAATCCCTTCACAGATATGATAATCTCGATTATGAGGCAGAACTCGAACGTGCAAGACTTTTTGTCTCTCACAGCGATAAAATACTTCTTGGAACAGATGTGCCGAACCCAGGAGTCACCGGAGGATATTCTGTATATGAGGAACTTGTGCTGATGAGCGAGATATTCGGCATGTCACCTTACCGTGTCCTGCGCACCGCAACTGTAAATGCTGCAAGATGTATTGGAATTAGCGAGCAGAAAGGACGTCTGAAAGTTGGCATGGATGCGGATGTACTCGTACTAGATCGGGATCCTCTAAAAGACATCAAAAATGCCCAGAGCTATTGTGCTGTGATAAAAGAAGGAGATTGGTACGACAAATCAGAGATGGACCAGGTACTTGAAAAAGTAAAACATTACAGCGAAGATTATATCCAGCCGCTCATGTGA
- a CDS encoding FAD-dependent oxidoreductase, with product MKRNEKRYDVIVVGSGGGGLRAAISAASFGASVLVLGKGKSNRSGATLLAGANISADIACDGESLYKLGISDKNKDDTREKWFSDLITEGFHLNNQKLVQLFVDTAGERVREMLSWGMKVRGMEGPREISVSGADILDVLYKKARSLGVDFKSDIQFSDIAIEHGETCGVVCLNLLEGELMYYPSSSVILATGGAHNLFPYNSGSTDLCGEGQAAALRAGAELVDMEMVSFCPTVITKPEMYQGNILPYILFSYGYGKLYNKFGKTFTGKYLSLQVERLAMETEWNKMLLSYAIQKEINAGGSNCHGGIYYSLDLYPKEILEELYLELPPLKKGIYANIMEGFESGHAVTVIPSAHYFEGGIKINERMETKVPGLYATGECTGGMFGANRVSAATTEMLVEGALAGENAALFAKKRNGQIDVCSKALTEMEEDLCRPFHHTGRSDVRHAMSSVRSCVGDSMSVLRSQNKLDIALCKIEQIAKKELPDISFSNKTPIYNREWMDYLSLRNMTVTAQAMIRSASLRRESRGVHVREDCDFTDNRNFLGNFIIEDSKFNYRFEKPISQDSSMPAPICRSYVTYVEQVVAELEREEDK from the coding sequence ATGAAGAGAAATGAAAAGAGATATGATGTAATTGTCGTAGGAAGTGGCGGAGGCGGGCTGCGGGCTGCAATTTCGGCAGCCAGTTTCGGCGCAAGTGTGCTGGTACTGGGCAAGGGGAAAAGCAATCGAAGCGGTGCCACTTTGCTGGCCGGGGCTAATATTAGTGCCGATATCGCATGTGATGGTGAATCTCTTTATAAACTGGGAATCAGCGATAAAAATAAAGACGATACCAGAGAAAAGTGGTTTTCAGATCTCATCACAGAGGGTTTTCATCTTAACAATCAGAAACTTGTACAGCTCTTTGTCGATACCGCCGGTGAACGTGTCAGGGAAATGTTGTCTTGGGGCATGAAAGTGCGCGGTATGGAAGGCCCGAGAGAAATCTCGGTTTCAGGAGCTGATATTCTTGATGTTCTATATAAAAAGGCTCGCAGTCTGGGAGTGGACTTTAAAAGTGATATCCAGTTTTCGGATATTGCCATCGAACATGGAGAAACCTGCGGTGTCGTATGTCTGAATCTACTGGAAGGTGAGTTGATGTATTACCCGTCGTCATCTGTGATTCTTGCCACAGGCGGTGCCCACAATCTTTTTCCCTATAATAGCGGATCGACAGATTTGTGCGGGGAAGGTCAGGCGGCGGCACTGAGAGCGGGAGCAGAATTAGTGGATATGGAGATGGTCTCTTTTTGTCCGACTGTCATCACAAAACCTGAGATGTATCAGGGAAATATTCTTCCATATATATTGTTTTCCTATGGATATGGGAAGCTGTACAATAAATTTGGAAAAACATTTACCGGAAAATATCTCTCTTTGCAGGTGGAGAGACTTGCTATGGAGACTGAATGGAATAAAATGTTGCTTTCCTATGCGATCCAAAAGGAAATAAATGCAGGTGGAAGTAATTGTCATGGAGGGATCTATTACAGTTTGGATCTTTATCCCAAGGAGATTCTGGAGGAGCTGTATCTGGAACTTCCACCTTTGAAAAAAGGCATCTATGCAAATATTATGGAAGGGTTTGAATCTGGTCACGCAGTGACGGTAATCCCTTCTGCCCATTATTTTGAGGGCGGTATAAAAATCAACGAACGAATGGAGACAAAAGTCCCTGGACTGTATGCTACCGGCGAATGTACGGGTGGAATGTTTGGCGCAAATCGTGTTTCAGCTGCCACGACAGAGATGCTGGTTGAAGGCGCTCTGGCAGGAGAAAATGCTGCTCTTTTTGCTAAAAAGCGAAATGGCCAAATCGATGTATGTTCCAAAGCTTTAACAGAGATGGAAGAAGATCTTTGCAGACCTTTTCATCATACTGGGCGTTCTGATGTCAGGCATGCAATGAGTAGCGTGCGAAGCTGTGTCGGAGATAGTATGTCTGTATTGCGCAGCCAGAATAAACTTGATATTGCCCTTTGTAAAATAGAACAAATTGCTAAAAAAGAGCTTCCGGACATCTCTTTTTCGAATAAAACACCCATTTACAACAGGGAATGGATGGATTATCTTTCTCTTAGAAACATGACAGTAACTGCGCAGGCAATGATTCGCTCAGCTTCACTTCGTCGTGAAAGCCGTGGTGTGCATGTGAGAGAGGACTGTGACTTTACAGATAATAGAAATTTTTTGGGAAATTTTATTATTGAGGATAGTAAATTCAACTATCGATTCGAAAAACCGATATCACAAGACAGCTCTATGCCGGCGCCAATTTGCCGCTCATATGTTACATATGTAGAACAAGTGGTTGCAGAGCTGGAAAGAGAGGAAGATAAGTGA
- a CDS encoding ABC transporter permease, translated as MKKYVLKRIAMMIPILIGVSFIVFTIMSFTPGDPARLILGQSAPQESVNKLHHEMGLDDPFAVRYFRYMKDAVQGDFGTSYRTSRPVFEEIFARFPITLKLSLVSIVLVVVIGIPLGILSAIKQYSILDMICTVSAMLMASVPGFWLGLMMILLFSLKLGWLPSNGVGTPAHYIMPAIALSLPIAAEVLRMTRSAMLETIRQDYIRTARSKGATEKIVIWRHALKNALLPIVTVIGSEFGGLLGGTILIESVFAIPGLGSLVVNSIRTKDVPQVMAATMFIALIFCVVLLLVDILYAFIDPRIKARYEQVK; from the coding sequence ATGAAAAAATATGTTCTGAAGCGGATTGCAATGATGATCCCGATTCTGATCGGAGTCAGCTTCATCGTATTTACCATTATGTCTTTTACACCTGGAGATCCGGCCAGACTGATACTTGGTCAGAGTGCTCCTCAAGAATCCGTGAATAAACTGCACCATGAGATGGGGCTTGATGATCCTTTTGCTGTTCGATATTTTCGATATATGAAGGATGCTGTGCAGGGAGATTTTGGTACTTCATACCGCACGAGCCGTCCGGTATTTGAAGAGATATTTGCCAGATTTCCCATTACGCTGAAACTTTCTCTTGTGAGCATTGTCCTGGTTGTGGTGATAGGAATTCCGCTTGGGATATTGTCGGCAATAAAACAATATTCTATTCTGGATATGATTTGCACAGTTTCGGCCATGCTGATGGCATCCGTGCCTGGCTTTTGGCTGGGACTTATGATGATTTTATTATTCTCCCTGAAACTAGGATGGCTGCCGTCGAATGGAGTCGGAACTCCTGCTCATTATATTATGCCCGCGATTGCTCTATCTCTGCCCATAGCGGCAGAGGTACTTCGCATGACACGCTCTGCAATGCTTGAGACGATACGACAGGACTATATCCGAACGGCCAGATCAAAGGGTGCCACCGAGAAGATTGTCATATGGCGTCATGCCTTGAAAAATGCACTTCTTCCAATTGTAACAGTAATTGGTTCCGAATTTGGAGGCCTTCTTGGAGGGACTATATTGATTGAATCTGTCTTTGCGATTCCGGGTCTTGGAAGCCTCGTCGTAAATTCTATTCGCACAAAGGATGTACCACAGGTAATGGCGGCAACGATGTTTATCGCACTCATTTTTTGTGTGGTTCTGTTACTGGTAGATATCTTATATGCATTTATTGATCCTCGTATCAAGGCACGTTATGAACAGGTAAAATAG
- a CDS encoding ABC transporter permease yields the protein MNKRKNKQLENLASRPQSGFREVWHRLKKNKPAMAGLIIIMIFILAAVFANQISDYEKDVIEQHISRRLLPPSTKHLFGTDGFGRDIFARVIFGARTSLFIAFSTTIVSCIAGGILGSLSAYYRKLDNIIMRIIDTIMCLPPMLFSLSIVAALGPGVRNLVIAVSVTMTPYFTRVVRASVLTIVDSDFVEAARSQGAGDFRIIAKHIIPNSLGPIIVQATMSVSFMIMLAASLSFIGLGVQPPTPEWGAMLSEGREFMRYSWNVVAFPGLAIVLSSLSLNLLGDGLRDALDPKLKD from the coding sequence ATGAATAAAAGAAAGAATAAGCAGCTGGAGAATCTGGCGTCCCGCCCGCAAAGCGGGTTCCGAGAAGTATGGCATCGCCTGAAAAAGAATAAGCCCGCTATGGCAGGACTGATTATTATAATGATTTTTATCCTGGCGGCAGTCTTTGCAAACCAGATTTCCGATTATGAGAAAGATGTCATTGAGCAGCATATTTCGAGAAGACTGCTTCCGCCGTCGACAAAACACTTGTTTGGAACAGATGGTTTCGGAAGAGATATCTTTGCCCGGGTAATATTCGGTGCACGTACCTCGCTTTTTATTGCCTTTTCAACGACAATTGTATCATGTATTGCCGGTGGTATCTTGGGATCACTGTCAGCATACTATCGAAAACTGGATAACATTATCATGCGTATTATTGATACCATCATGTGCCTTCCTCCGATGTTGTTTTCACTGTCTATCGTTGCTGCATTGGGACCTGGTGTCAGAAATCTAGTCATAGCAGTAAGTGTTACGATGACACCTTATTTTACCAGAGTTGTCCGGGCATCTGTACTTACAATTGTTGATTCAGACTTTGTAGAGGCTGCACGCAGCCAGGGGGCAGGAGACTTCAGGATTATTGCGAAACATATTATTCCGAATTCACTCGGCCCGATTATTGTACAGGCTACGATGAGTGTGTCATTTATGATTATGCTTGCTGCAAGTTTGAGTTTCATTGGTCTGGGTGTGCAGCCGCCGACTCCTGAATGGGGAGCCATGCTCTCAGAGGGAAGAGAGTTTATGAGATACTCATGGAATGTTGTTGCCTTTCCGGGTCTTGCAATTGTTCTCTCATCACTTTCACTTAACTTGCTTGGAGATGGCCTTCGGGATGCATTAGACCCGAAACTGAAAGATTAG
- a CDS encoding ABC transporter ATP-binding protein has translation MENLLEVRDLCKYFKTPRGKLHAVDHVDFAIKKGETLGVVGESGCGKSTLGRTLIRLTDADSGEIVFDGKDIMKLSGREMKKMRTQLQIIFQDPYASLDPRMNVLDLICEPMIIHKMLKNDTRRREHALELMDKVGLARRLASAYPHELDGGRRQRIGVARALALNPQFIVCDEPVSALDVSIQAQILNLLMDLQDDMGLTYLFITHDLSVVRHISDNIMVMYLGQCVELAPSDEIFDNPLHPYTKALLSAIPKADLSRRGDDRKIIRGEVSDPIEPKPGCRFSGRCAKCASQCLGKDIPLKEETPGHFVACTLYEQEEI, from the coding sequence ATGGAAAATCTGTTAGAAGTGCGGGATCTGTGTAAGTATTTTAAAACTCCGCGCGGAAAACTGCATGCAGTTGACCATGTGGATTTTGCAATCAAAAAAGGTGAAACATTGGGAGTTGTTGGTGAGTCTGGATGTGGAAAATCAACACTTGGAAGAACCTTAATTCGTCTGACGGACGCCGATTCCGGAGAAATTGTTTTTGACGGAAAAGATATCATGAAACTTTCCGGAAGAGAAATGAAAAAGATGCGAACACAACTCCAGATTATCTTCCAGGACCCTTACGCCAGTCTGGATCCGAGGATGAATGTTCTGGATCTGATCTGCGAACCAATGATTATACATAAAATGTTGAAAAACGATACAAGGCGCAGAGAACATGCATTGGAACTGATGGATAAGGTGGGTCTTGCCAGAAGACTGGCATCCGCTTATCCTCACGAACTGGATGGCGGACGGAGACAGCGGATCGGGGTGGCAAGAGCTCTTGCATTAAATCCTCAGTTTATCGTGTGCGATGAACCTGTCAGTGCTCTGGATGTCTCGATTCAGGCACAGATTTTAAATCTTTTGATGGATCTGCAAGATGATATGGGGCTTACATATCTCTTCATCACGCACGATTTGTCTGTTGTCCGGCACATATCCGACAACATTATGGTCATGTATCTGGGACAGTGCGTTGAACTGGCACCATCCGATGAGATCTTCGACAATCCGCTGCATCCATATACGAAAGCACTTCTGAGTGCAATTCCAAAAGCAGATCTAAGCAGGAGAGGTGATGACAGAAAGATTATTCGAGGAGAGGTGAGCGATCCGATTGAGCCGAAACCCGGATGCCGTTTTTCCGGGCGCTGTGCCAAATGCGCTTCACAATGTCTGGGTAAAGACATTCCCCTGAAAGAGGAGACACCCGGTCATTTTGTGGCGTGTACACTGTACGAACAGGAGGAAATCTGA